A stretch of the Aminipila terrae genome encodes the following:
- a CDS encoding 4-(cytidine 5'-diphospho)-2-C-methyl-D-erythritol kinase → MAAGLAGGSGNGAAVLHALNYIWNAGLSVKELCNIGVKLGADVPFCIMGQAKGNPQLGRAIREDALASTCAYAEGIGEQLTPVTPLCCDVLLSKPALGISTAEVYRGIDAELGLEKPEYQGGITMLQYHVDTKELINGLNSKNYDKVVKNMANILELFSTKRYPIIMYTKNKIDQEGSAAKVLMSGSGPTVFAIYFEKSEIEKDYKLLCEMNKETYITKTLA, encoded by the coding sequence GTGGCGGCAGGACTGGCTGGAGGAAGCGGAAACGGTGCTGCAGTACTCCATGCATTAAACTATATTTGGAATGCTGGTTTGTCCGTAAAGGAACTTTGTAATATAGGTGTGAAACTGGGAGCCGATGTGCCATTTTGTATCATGGGACAGGCTAAGGGAAACCCCCAGCTGGGAAGAGCAATAAGGGAGGATGCATTAGCGTCTACCTGTGCTTATGCGGAAGGAATCGGTGAACAGCTCACACCCGTTACTCCTCTTTGTTGTGATGTATTGCTTAGTAAGCCTGCCCTTGGCATTTCCACAGCGGAAGTTTACAGGGGAATTGATGCAGAATTAGGATTGGAAAAACCTGAATACCAGGGTGGTATAACAATGTTGCAGTATCATGTGGATACAAAAGAGCTTATTAATGGGCTAAATTCAAAAAATTATGATAAAGTAGTAAAGAACATGGCGAATATACTTGAATTATTCAGTACAAAGAGGTATCCTATCATTATGTATACAAAAAACAAGATTGACCAGGAGGGTAGTGCTGCCAAAGTTCTTATGAGTGGAAGTGGTCCTACTGTATTTGCTATATACTTTGAAAAATCAGAAATAGAAAAAGATTATAAGCTTTTATGTGAGATGAATAAGGAAACTTATATTACCAAAACATTGGCATGA
- a CDS encoding 4-(cytidine 5'-diphospho)-2-C-methyl-D-erythritol kinase, whose amino-acid sequence MNEIMIKSYAKINLSLDVLGVLSNGYHQVEMVMQQLELHDRVTVKWKEDRTLVSSQIVLSMNRDNLPLNSENIAYRAAEMMLDQLHRKGKVEINIEKIFLWRQDWLEEAETVLQYSMH is encoded by the coding sequence ATGAATGAAATAATGATAAAGTCATATGCCAAGATAAACCTGTCATTAGATGTACTGGGGGTACTTTCCAATGGTTATCATCAGGTCGAGATGGTTATGCAGCAGCTTGAACTTCATGACCGGGTAACCGTAAAATGGAAGGAAGACAGGACCTTGGTTAGTTCCCAGATTGTTTTATCCATGAACAGAGATAATCTCCCTTTAAATAGTGAAAATATTGCTTACAGGGCTGCAGAGATGATGCTTGACCAACTACACAGGAAAGGGAAAGTCGAAATCAATATAGAAAAAATATTCCTGTGGCGGCAGGACTGGCTGGAGGAAGCGGAAACGGTGCTGCAGTACTCCATGCATTAA
- a CDS encoding Ig-like domain-containing protein yields the protein MKKSISAIAALALLMVMMTTSLCFAGTLKVDDSYPRDGDKGMQVENSGVKLYFNQNMINKNNVEENLESFKLTDSKGKALPIRVLYSPKEKGLVLVLVNKQTLVSDSKYKLSISKDVTSASGDTLGKDETITFSTVDTSSAMKANMAMMGIMMVGVIWASSKAAKKQAEKEKEESGVEDKVNPYKVSKETGKSVQEIVAKDQKVKEKHRRKLEKQLAKEAEDDDVEDVIVNDNKRVKAPRPISAGGSTYITGRKAAAEEAARQKALAGTTRPKNKAKKKK from the coding sequence ATGAAAAAATCGATTAGTGCAATAGCTGCACTGGCATTATTAATGGTAATGATGACAACATCTCTTTGTTTTGCGGGAACCTTAAAGGTGGATGATTCTTATCCCAGGGACGGTGATAAAGGGATGCAGGTTGAAAACTCAGGTGTAAAGTTGTATTTCAACCAGAATATGATTAATAAAAACAATGTAGAAGAAAATTTAGAAAGCTTTAAGCTGACTGATTCAAAAGGTAAAGCATTACCAATAAGAGTTCTTTACAGTCCAAAGGAAAAAGGTTTGGTTTTAGTGCTGGTTAACAAACAGACGCTGGTTTCTGACAGTAAATACAAGCTTTCTATTTCAAAAGATGTAACATCAGCTTCAGGAGATACTCTTGGAAAGGATGAGACTATTACTTTCAGCACAGTTGACACCAGTTCGGCCATGAAAGCCAATATGGCCATGATGGGTATCATGATGGTTGGTGTAATCTGGGCTTCAAGTAAGGCTGCTAAGAAACAGGCAGAAAAAGAAAAAGAAGAAAGCGGAGTAGAAGATAAAGTAAATCCATATAAAGTGTCAAAAGAAACGGGTAAATCCGTGCAGGAAATAGTTGCTAAAGATCAGAAAGTGAAAGAAAAACATCGTAGAAAGCTTGAAAAACAGCTTGCTAAAGAAGCGGAAGATGACGATGTTGAAGATGTTATTGTAAATGACAATAAACGTGTAAAAGCACCAAGACCAATTTCTGCAGGGGGTAGTACCTATATCACTGGAAGAAAAGCAGCTGCAGAAGAAGCTGCTAGGCAAAAAGCCCTGGCTGGAACCACCAGACCTAAAAATAAAGCGAAGAAAAAGAAATAA
- the tadA gene encoding tRNA adenosine(34) deaminase TadA, with translation MRNYMIDALAEAKKAYSCGEIPIGAVIEKDGKIVGRGYNLTETLKDPTAHAELIAIREAAKTLGGWRLLQCNLYVTCEPCAMCAGAIVWSRMKKVFIGTMDPKGGACGSVFNILQEEKLNHYVEIETGLMETECSDLLKDFFRDLRQRGFKWDKMKNPGLTK, from the coding sequence ATGAGAAATTATATGATAGATGCACTGGCTGAAGCAAAAAAAGCCTATTCCTGCGGAGAGATTCCCATCGGAGCAGTTATTGAAAAGGATGGGAAAATCGTAGGCAGAGGATACAACTTAACAGAAACCTTAAAAGATCCCACTGCACATGCAGAATTGATTGCCATACGGGAAGCAGCTAAAACTTTAGGAGGATGGAGACTGCTCCAATGCAATCTGTATGTGACCTGTGAGCCGTGTGCCATGTGCGCCGGGGCTATTGTCTGGTCAAGGATGAAAAAGGTTTTTATTGGGACAATGGATCCTAAAGGCGGAGCTTGCGGTTCAGTGTTTAATATTCTTCAGGAAGAAAAGCTGAATCATTATGTGGAAATAGAAACTGGTCTTATGGAAACGGAATGTTCAGATCTTTTAAAAGATTTTTTTAGAGATTTACGGCAAAGGGGTTTTAAATGGGATAAAATGAAAAACCCGGGGCTTACAAAATAG
- a CDS encoding FAD-dependent oxidoreductase — translation MDKKKVVIIGGVAGGATTAARLRRLNENIEIIIMEKGDYISYANCGLPYYIGDVIKEREALLLQTPQAMKQRFNIDVRTGNEVLSIDRKEKTVKVKRASDGSEYVESYDNLVISTGSTPIVPPIEGIKGEGIFTLWNIPDTDKIKNYITEKKPKTAAVIGGGFIGLEMAENLKEAGCSVSIIEMQDQVMAPVDYEMAQLVHENIRMNGVELILSDGVQKFENISEPTGNKTRITLSSGKAVDAEIVILSIGIKPNSGLAKEAGLELNQRGGIIVDEYLKTSDENIYAVGDVIEVTEFIEKGKTMIPLAGPANKQARICAGNIAAGFGILDKSTEGIYEGTQGTSVAKVFDFTVAATGLNEKTLIRMGRKANEDYFVAIINQKSHAGYYPGSAPITLKMLFSPEGKIFGAQIVGVDGVDKRIDVIATAIRLGAKAADLQKLELAYAPPYSSAKDPVNMLGFVAENILKGVVRFVPWDGLEKRDELAIKMGVPAVTVLDVTESFERMAFAVEDSVHIPFGQVRDRMQELDRENLIVTFCAIGVRSYNVARILMNSGFKHVAVYPAGTGFYKSAFHDKLFPKKWQAGIEFTPEAEKVLSKENGDVEGGSKVDINNIVITKDLDCSGLQCPGPIMRVFNSINEIEEGQIIKVAATDMGFSRDIESWCNRTGNTLVKTCREGKQNIVYIQKGSSDNNKKSQGVSGNGITELPQGKTLIVFSGDLDKVLASFIIANGAAAMGRPVTMFFTFWGLNALRKTEKQRVKKPLMDSMFGMMMPRGTSKLKLSNMNMGGMGTRMMRKVMNDKNVDSLEDLMKKAMENGVRIVACTMSMDVMGITREELVDGIEFAGVAAYLGDAEQSNVNLFV, via the coding sequence ATGGATAAGAAAAAAGTTGTTATTATAGGGGGAGTGGCAGGAGGTGCGACTACAGCAGCCAGACTGAGACGACTTAATGAGAATATTGAAATCATTATTATGGAAAAAGGAGACTATATTTCTTATGCTAACTGTGGTCTTCCTTATTATATCGGTGATGTGATAAAAGAAAGAGAAGCTTTGCTCCTTCAAACACCACAGGCAATGAAGCAACGATTTAACATAGATGTAAGAACCGGAAACGAAGTATTATCCATAGACAGAAAAGAAAAAACGGTTAAAGTTAAGAGAGCCTCTGATGGAAGTGAATACGTAGAGAGCTATGATAATCTGGTGATATCCACCGGGTCCACCCCAATTGTTCCTCCTATCGAGGGAATTAAGGGAGAGGGTATTTTTACCCTTTGGAATATACCAGATACAGATAAAATTAAAAACTATATTACAGAGAAAAAACCAAAGACTGCGGCAGTCATAGGTGGCGGATTTATTGGTCTTGAAATGGCGGAGAATCTTAAAGAAGCTGGATGTAGTGTATCTATTATAGAAATGCAGGACCAGGTCATGGCTCCTGTAGACTATGAAATGGCACAACTGGTTCATGAAAATATCAGAATGAATGGAGTGGAACTCATTCTGTCAGATGGTGTACAAAAGTTTGAAAATATTTCAGAACCTACGGGTAATAAAACCAGAATTACACTTTCCAGTGGGAAAGCGGTAGATGCAGAAATTGTTATTTTATCCATAGGCATTAAGCCAAACAGTGGGCTTGCCAAAGAGGCAGGACTGGAATTAAATCAGAGAGGTGGCATTATTGTTGATGAATACCTGAAAACCTCTGATGAAAATATTTATGCGGTTGGTGATGTGATTGAAGTAACAGAATTCATAGAAAAGGGGAAGACCATGATTCCTCTGGCCGGACCGGCAAATAAGCAGGCACGTATTTGCGCAGGAAATATTGCTGCCGGATTTGGGATACTGGATAAAAGTACGGAGGGAATCTATGAAGGGACTCAAGGAACCTCCGTAGCAAAGGTGTTTGATTTTACAGTGGCAGCAACAGGATTAAATGAAAAAACTTTAATCCGCATGGGCAGAAAAGCAAATGAAGACTATTTTGTAGCCATAATTAATCAGAAATCCCATGCAGGATATTATCCGGGATCAGCACCTATAACTTTAAAAATGTTATTTTCACCGGAGGGCAAAATCTTTGGAGCACAGATTGTTGGAGTAGACGGTGTAGATAAAAGAATCGATGTAATAGCTACAGCTATCAGGCTGGGGGCAAAGGCTGCAGACTTGCAGAAACTGGAACTGGCATATGCACCTCCTTATTCTTCTGCAAAAGACCCCGTAAATATGCTTGGATTTGTGGCTGAAAATATTTTAAAAGGAGTGGTACGGTTCGTTCCATGGGACGGACTGGAAAAAAGGGACGAACTGGCTATAAAAATGGGAGTTCCCGCTGTTACAGTTCTTGATGTAACAGAAAGCTTTGAAAGAATGGCGTTTGCAGTGGAAGACTCTGTTCATATACCCTTTGGGCAGGTCAGAGACAGAATGCAGGAACTGGACAGGGAAAATCTGATTGTCACATTTTGTGCCATTGGAGTCCGCTCTTATAACGTAGCGAGAATTTTAATGAACTCAGGATTCAAACACGTAGCCGTCTATCCGGCAGGAACAGGGTTCTACAAATCAGCTTTTCATGATAAATTGTTCCCAAAGAAGTGGCAAGCTGGTATTGAATTTACACCGGAGGCAGAAAAAGTTCTGTCAAAAGAAAATGGTGATGTGGAAGGCGGAAGCAAAGTGGATATCAACAACATCGTAATAACAAAGGATTTAGACTGCAGCGGGTTGCAATGCCCCGGACCCATTATGCGAGTGTTTAACTCCATAAATGAAATTGAAGAAGGGCAGATAATCAAAGTTGCAGCAACAGATATGGGATTCTCCCGGGATATTGAATCCTGGTGTAACAGGACGGGTAATACCCTGGTGAAAACCTGTCGGGAGGGAAAACAAAATATTGTTTATATCCAGAAAGGGTCCAGTGACAACAATAAAAAAAGTCAAGGTGTATCTGGAAATGGTATAACTGAATTGCCTCAGGGAAAAACACTTATTGTGTTCAGCGGGGATTTAGATAAAGTATTAGCTTCATTTATTATTGCAAATGGTGCGGCTGCCATGGGCAGACCTGTGACAATGTTTTTTACCTTCTGGGGGCTTAATGCGCTGAGAAAGACAGAAAAGCAGAGGGTGAAAAAACCTCTGATGGATAGTATGTTCGGGATGATGATGCCAAGAGGAACCTCAAAGCTTAAGCTTTCAAATATGAATATGGGCGGTATGGGAACCAGAATGATGAGAAAAGTCATGAATGATAAAAATGTGGATTCTCTGGAAGATTTAATGAAAAAAGCCATGGAAAATGGTGTCCGAATTGTAGCCTGCACTATGTCTATGGATGTGATGGGAATTACAAGAGAAGAACTGGTAGACGGAATTGAATTTGCTGGTGTTGCGGCATATCTTGGAGATGCAGAACAGTCCAATGTAAACCTGTTTGTTTAA